cgtaGAAATCATGGCAAAAAAATATAGATGCCCTAATAATGGTATtttcaaacgcattttgaagcTCTGATTTTTCTTTTGCCACAACTTTTACAAACGTTATTTCGCGATGAAACTTTATAAGCACTTCAAACATTCCTTAATGTTTGTCATAACAAAAACAGAATGTtttgaattatttccaatattCTTTGATTTTACTATTAATACCAATAGCATTTGAACTCGAGCTGAGAAAGTTACTTTTGACTCGGTCGTATTTACTGTCGCCATGATTTGCATATAAAGTGCCGAAAATACCCTAACAAACATGGTTATACATGAACCTGATAAAAAAAAGTTTCTTGCAAAAAAGTTAGCAATTTAGGAAAAAGTAAAAAATCTTCAAAACTTTTTTGGAACAAACTTGGCCTACTGAAGTACCCCTATAAAAAAATTACAAAGGAAAACTCCACTAAAAAATTTAATCAAAAAAAAATTCAGGACAATGTAGAGTGAATAGTAACTCTAATATGGTGCTGATTTTGGCTTTTTGCCAACAATACCATAAAAATCATTTTTTCGCCCAAAAATTTGTGCGGGTGTGACGCTTGAGCAAGTTTGTTGTAAAAAAACATGTTTTCAGCCATTTTTAAATTACTTTTTTTGGAGAAACAGGTGCATCTCTTCCAAGTTCATTCGTTCCCCTCATATATCGTGTTTTTGTAAATTTTAGAGATTGGCAAGGTCATGTGCAAACTCAGTCGTCATAACTCAATCTTAAAGATTCGGTTATACACCGCCCGCCGGAGCAAGGGAAAGGATACTTGCAAACGCCATCGTCATACCACCAAGCTTTAAAGACCACATAGCCACTCACCGTTAGAAATGAGATCTACTACTAACAAATGAAGGAACATCATTTGGGGCATCACCCCACGCAAAAGCAGACTTACAATCATTCACCATCGGTCCAAGCGGTTGGAGAAATCAGACCATGCCGAAGATTAACTTGAAAGGAGAGGTCAAAGTCCCCACACTAAAATTCAGCCAACTGCTTGTCTTGCTTGACGTACTAAGTGTCAAGATCTTATGAGGGCCGACAAAACAGGCAACACCTACCCTCACAGACCATTCATGGACGCCTGACCGGACATTGTCAAGGTAGTGAGAGGCCAAAGAGACCTTATTCCAGTGCGATGTCGCCACCACCTCGTCGATGTTGCCTGGATAATTAAAAACCTAGGAGAAAAAGAACTAATAAAAACGGAAGGGACGGGTCCCCCACTCCTCTAGCTGCCAACAAGCCACCAAACAGGATAAGGGAAGGGGGCGAGGCTTGGTGGCAGCTAGAGTTAGGGATAGGAGGAGAGGTGATGGCAACTAGGGTTAGGGATAGGAGGAGATTGATTTTTGAAAAGGGTCGCTTTATTACTTACAAGATTTAAGTCTTACACCCGGCATCTGCATAAACCCTCTTAGTAACTAAACCCCCTTAGTAACAATAGTTATTTAAGTAGACTGAAGTCCTGTAATTTTACTTCTCGTTTGCCCAAATAAAGCATCGTCTTTTAAAGGAAGAAGAGTGTTACCTGGGCCCAAGAGCTCAACAAACTTGACTGCTTTACCGATCATGTGACATATATGATAAGCAATCCAAActactcaaaaaaaaaaacttgacTGCTTTTACCGCTACTAGGCAACATGAAGATGTCCACAGCGGTGCAGGAACTTTAATTTTAAAGCTCATAATCTCGTCAAGTTCGCATCTAATCTGGATCTTATAATCTCGTCAAGTTCGCATCTAATCTGGACACAGGTCGTCATATTTGGTTGGGAACCCTCATATGATCCAACCATTATACCTATGGACATTTTGTTGAATTATTAATAAAGTTGGGCGAGAATTCTACAAAAAAAAAAAGTTCTGTGTCATCCTCCATCTTATATCCCAGTTATTACAGCACGTCGTACAACATCCAGTGTGTGGTTGCAGTCTTCACACCATCACTAACCAACGACTAGCAACTGCACATCTACCTGTCTGTTCCagatttcctccagtctcccaacCCATTCCAAACATCGAACAAACTCTTCCACCGGAGCTCCTGCCCCGCGTGGCGTCTCGCTTCGGCCTGAGCTGCCGTTTCAGCCTCCATATCTTCACCCCCTGCAAATCATGCATGAACTTTCAGTCTCTGAACTTCACATGGTTTTCAGTTCGTAGGAATGAACAGCTGAATATACTACCGTTTGCGCCCCTGGAACTTTCCTGCCGCTCCTGCTTCTCGAGTTTCCTGGAGAAGTTCCTGGCCGCCGCGAACACGTCCTTAGGCCTCTCCCACCCGCCGCCGAACACGCCGTGCCCTTCCTTGGGCTGTGGACGTGCCATGAACTCCAGCACCGGGAGCTCTTCGCTCCCAACCCAGTGGATGCAGTTCACAGGGCAAGACTCCACAGCCACCTGCGATTAAGATCCCTGGATGTGTTTCAAACAGCTCAACTAGTGCCAACGTTGAGTCGGAAACTCGGACCATCTGGACTTACCTGGATCTGCTGCTCCACGTCGCCAAACTGGACTTCGACGTGCGCGCTTCCAAGAACATCGTCCATGGCAAATGTCTCCCCAGCATGGTGAACACACTCCCTACATCCTGCACACGGCAACCTCTATCTCTGAAGCACTGGTGTTCTTTGGTCAGAAATATCAGTACTACGTACCTATGCATTTGTTCTCATCCACGAAGAGAGCCTGGCTCCTGATAGGCCCATTCCAAGAACTGTACCCGTCCCCGGTGTAACCGCTCCCAAAGCCGCCTCTGCTCTTGCCAAATCCATCAGCTTTCCTGGATGAACTCCTCATCAACACCTCATACGCCTCATTCAGCAACAGCGCATGGTCATGGCCCTGAACAGAAAAACACCAATTCACAGTTTACCACGATGCAAGGGAAAGAACCGATCTGATATCTCACGACAAAACAGCTGCTCCTTGTCGAGATTTTTTTACCTTTTACCTGAATTTCTAAGAAACCAAAAACCAAAACCAAAAAGAAGAGTAAATCGAAGAACAGGCAGATGGATGCGCACCTTGTCGCCAGCAATATCAGGATGGTGTTGCTTCTGGAGTTTCCTGTAAGCTTCCTTGATCTCCTGAGGTGTGGAATGAGTTGCTACTCCAAGAACCTGGTAGTAGTCCCTTCTTGTCTTCCCCTTTGCTGTGCTGCAGCACCTGATCATGGTCCTTCTGTACTTGTTTGGTCTAATCAGTTCATGGTGAGCTGATCCAGATCTGAGCTGCAAACAATAGTGATCAGAAGCAGCACAGGTGCTGAAGAACCCTGCCATTTCTCACTTCAGGTTTTTTTTTCCTGTGCCTGTGAGGTGAGGCTGTGACTACTGAGCAACTGGAGATAAACTCTCTTCAGATATTTGCTGCTGACGAGTACAAGAAGCTGTCATTTTCAGAGAATAGATATTTACAGGATTTTTTTCACACCTTCTAGCTGTTGGACATAAAGGAGAGGACCAAAAAGCAAGCAGACTACCGATATTTACATTATAACAGCACGTGTAAATATAGATTGCTCAAAACGTTCTCCCCCGATGTTTTTAATAAGGTCATATTCCTGATCGTGCATACATGTTCTGGTACTCTAGGAAATACAGTATGTGATCAAAGCTTATTCTGAGCGTATATGCAAATAAATAACAACGTAGATGTGTTGTGCATCTATGAGTAGAACTATACATGCCAGCAAGGACCACATATCCTACTACTCTACAGCTTGAGCTGCCTATACATACATATTACATCTGTGGTCTTGTCTGGACTACGTAGATCTTCCCATCCTTCACTACTCCCTCAACATCCTGCGGTGACCCATAGAGCTCCTCAATGGCGTGGCCAGCCCGTGCAATGCTTGAGAGGATTGAGCTCCGGAATCCAGAGTCAGTGATGAGAGGGTCGGTCGTGTAGTCGAGTACAACTTCATCTTCCACATCCATAGGGACACTGAAACAGGCACACTCCTCAGCTGCAATGCTAAATGAATTTTTAAGGATTTGGGTAAACCACATCTCATGAAGGATTTACACTAACCTATCATACAGCCCTGCTCCAGCGTAACCTTCCAGATCCTCACCATTAGAGTCTGAACGGAAGATGATTGACCGCTTTATGAAGAGACCAATTGGCTTGCTAGGGTAACCCAGTACCTATTAATGCGCTACATTCAGCTCAGCAAGAATTTAACATGTGAAAAAACTAATATACTCAAGATATTCTCACCTTGGGAGAGTCAAGGTCATCTTTCTTACACACGAAGCTCATGGCACGGCCAGGATAAGCTCCCACAAGTGTCTCTCCAAGTCCTTTCACCACTTCAGCATATATCTCAGAAGAATCTCCAGATGACGGGTTCGTAGTATGAATGACAAAGGCATAGTCTGCGTTGACAATTTCTTGTACAAGAACAGCCATGGAAAGGTACTCATGATCGAGTTTCACCTTGCGTGTGCTAAAATATGCTCTTTCATTCCATTTTGATGCCCAAACCTAAAATAGAAATTATGTGAGATGTCGAAATCCCCAACTCAGAGCGAATTCACTCACCCACTAATTTATCATAATCAAATGCTCTGATCTCTATAATAGATCTATCTAAGCTTTGGGGACAAATGATGCAAGAAGATCCAATTTATGTAGGTAAGTCCATGGCGCTTCTAATGACATCAAAACTCAGAGATGCGCATTCTGGATCCTTCACTGGTATGAGTATCAGGAGAACAGACCTTTTTAATTACCATCCAAGCTTGCTCCCAACGGTGGTCACTTTCATCTCCAGGCCAGGGCATTCCGGAGCTTAGCATCTTCTCCTTCAGCTCCTTAACCTGTAAAGGGAAGTAGAGAAAAAGTGAGATAAACAAGGTTTCAAATTGCAATGGATGCAAATagaatttatatttattttttgtttAAGAAAACTGTGGGGAAAACCCCGACAATATAAATAGGAACCTAAATTTATGTCGTGAGGAGTGAGGACTTGAGCCCAGGTGGTGGGACTGTATCCACTCTCTCACTTCTTACTACCGCTGACAAAAAAAAATATTttaaaggacagacccagtgctagAAGCTCCCACACCGGGTGGGGCCTGGGTAAAGGATTATACGAGCCTTACCCCTGcacagtgcaatgcagagaggccgcgtcaaacccaggacctcttggcacaagtggggagtacttcaccactgcgccaggaATGTCCTTTAAAAAAACTTTATCGGCTTTAAATCTTTAACTTAATTCTTCTAAAGATCTGGGTACGTGGCGGCCCGTTCACCTCTTAAGTTTCTTATACTCTTAAAGATCTGAGTTGGTGGTGGCCCGTTCACCTCTTACGTTATTAAGAATCGTCACATTTGTCATCCATTTTATGAGGGATATACATATGGTTGGATTCAATTGATGTATATTCTgagatttttttttctattttgtacAAACTTATGGACTAAGTGGCGCAAGCGTTTAAACAACTGATAATAGTATATAACAAAATTAAATTCCATAGACAAAGCACAAGCATTTAGCTAGTTGCAATGTTATATCTTACCAGTTGAGTTGGAGCAGTTAGATTAAGAACAGTTTTCCGGATTTCTCCTAGAGCACTAAAATCTTCTTGAGCAAGTCTGCCCTTCAGCATCTGTATGTTTTGTGCTACTTCCTGCCATCAAAGGACGGAACAATCAGTTGGCTCATTGCCTGGAAGATCATTACTTATTTCAAGTGTACTTTTGTGATAACATCATACCAATGAATGAGAATAATAAATTGAAAAATCATTATTATGCTAGCAACTTTTTGTGTTGGACAGGCAGATGAAACAGATTTCTCTAACCACTGTATAAACCGAGTGATACGGTGCTACCATTCACTTATTTAATTTCAAACAAGAACCACCAACCTTATTGGTCTCATCAGACAATATCTTCTCAAAGGTCCCAAATGGTATGGCAACTGATGTTGGGATACCAACCCATGAAGGTACTTTTCCTTTCAGGTATGCTATGTTGCGGGACTTTGCTCCAACCTGACAACAGAACGTGAGTACCCGAAAGTGCCAGGCAAGAAGAGAAGGAATCCAACAGAGCAACAATTTGTTTCCTGATTAATTCTGAAAGTAACATTTCGTAGTGCATAGAATTCTGTTATTACCATTTCATCAGAGAACTCTTCCGCTGATATTGCATATTTTCCGAGGAACTTTTTCTTGACTAATGATAAAGATGGTATTGCTTCACCACCTTGTGCATCTGAAGAAATTGAAAGTTCACTGTCCGATACCTCCCTACAAAGTGGTAGAGACAAGATGTAATTGGTTGACATATAATCAAGGATAGAAGGAGGATTATCAAGACAAGTAAACTAGAAAATACTAAGCCAAGGGATTCCAGGTTGGCTGTGATATTACTGGTGATTGTTGAAAACTGAATGATAAGAAGCGCGAAATATGATCGTATGGCAATAGTTAAACTGGTGTTTAGCTACTTGTCACTTATATAGCAGAAGGTTTTCCCAGCCCTGTAAACTAATCAATCTTACTGACTATTGCTAACATAACTGGCGTTGGCCTTCGAAAAAAAATTAGTAGCTCCCTGTACCAAGTTATTCTCCATGGATGTGACATGTGTTAAATAAAGGGCTACTCTGACAGAAGAAACTATTCATCAGATGTATGCAATTCATAACTAATAGTAAGAGCTACCTGTAGGTGACATCTGCAGAAGTAGTTTTGAAGGAAAACACCTTCCCTTCATGTCCTTGAAGTTCAGACAGGATGTTCAGGTCAAAGCATGTCGCAAACAACACCTTAGATAGAGAGAAGTGAGGCTGCTTTAGATCAACATAGGAAACATATCTTATCAAAACTAGAAATGTATTTGTGAAGACAAAAAAACCTTGCAATTCCTTGCTCGAACTGACACATGAGACAGAACATCTGGCATATCAGGTGTTATCACGCCAACAACACCATCTGGTATTTCTTCCTCTCCCTTGACACTCTTTGCCACAAGGATTGTTGGTTTATCATAAGTTTTGTTTTGAACAGAAAGCAACTTATCAACCACTACAATATAACCTGTTACTTCAACTGGGCTAATAACCTGCCAACTATTAAAAGGAGATGGACGTCAAGCACAGAGTAAAGGAATATAATACAATAAGATGTATAAACTGAATTGCTAAGTGACACCATTTCAAAATGACAGGTAATGCACAAGGAATCGTGGTGTAAAAAATAAAATAGCAACCATGGAATTCACAATTTTACCTTCCAAGGTGTGCGACATTTCTGAGAACAGGGTCAAATCGGTTCAGAAGAGCAGATAAAGTGGTAGCTGATCCACCACGAATTACTTCTTCTGTGAAGATGTCAACCTGCCAAAATGATATTTATGACTAGTTCCTAGAGGCCAAAATATGAACATAGATAAATAAAGCTGAAGTTCATAAAATACGTACTGCCCATTCCTCAACGTTGAGTAATGAGCCAAGATATTCAGCCGAGGGCTGCATCATATTGTAGTATTGTTCGCCCTTGCTCGCAAGGGCAAGTCTGGTTCTGTCAAGAAATGCTTTAGCGTAGAGGGCCCATTGGTCATCCTTTTGCTTAACCATGTCCATGGCTCGATTCCATCCCTTCAGGAAACACAGTAGAACAAAGTCACCATCCTTGAACTTGAACTTGAACTTGAACTTGATACTTTTAGGTGGTGTTAAAAACTTGACATTGCTAAAGAGAAAGAACACATTACAAGCAATGGAGATACCCATAGGTGCAAGACAAAGAATAACTAATAAGTTGAAACAGAAAACAAGAAAAGGAAAATTGTGAGCAGCCACCCGACATACAAAAATAACTATATTATGGTTATGCATATCAAATTAGATGCAGACGAAAAATATTTTGTCTCTAGAAAACTTGAAACAGATGATCAATTTACCTTTAAGCAATATAAGATGTCTTCGTTGTCGTCAGTGGACAAGGCAAGATTTTCAAGAACAAGACTGATGAAGTACATAATTTTCTGGACAAGGGGAAAACATGTTTGAATGAGAAACAACAAGATATAGTGAGCGAACAAGCACATATAGTGACATGACTAAAGCGATAATCGTGTAACCAACCTCCGGTGCTGCATCATTCAGCTCCTCATACGACCTTTCAACTGCTGTCCTGAAAGTAGAATCAAGAGCAATGTCCAAAAAGATAAGATCCTTCAAGCGTTCAGATGAGCCAATGAGCAAAGGGCGTAGTTCAACACGAGCCTCCAATAACCCCTGCAAGGTAGCAATTAACATTGGCAACTCGTGATTCACATGGCGATCCAGCAGAATTggtgaaataggcaaaaatcaaTTAGTTCCAAGGAACATAATAATTTGATAGAGAAATAATCCTCACCTCAAGAAGTGGCTCTGCTGATTTATCCTCAACATGGTCAAGCACAAATTGAAGCAAATCCTAGTCACACAATGAATGCCATAAAATAAATTTACAACATAAAAAATGTAAACATGTTGAGAAAAAAGGTAAGGATTTTACAGGAAAACCAGATGATAAACCATTCACCGGGTTGATTTGAACACCAACCATGAAACCTTCACCCTGTACCCAACCAATTAATTCCATTAGATACGAGCACAGGTATCTAGTTTTACCAGAGTGATAACTGATGAGAATATTACCTCTGATTTGTATCCCATACATGTCGCAATAGCAGACTCAAGATCAGCACCAGAGTGCACAGCCTAAAGAAATAGAAGTAGAATAGCATTTGATCACTGATAAACAAATGGCGCGTGATATTTTACTTAATTATTCTTGAACAGGGATAAGAATGCCACTCAAAATGAtatatttatttttgaaaattgCCATCGGCTATGCGGCTGACAAGTTAAACCTTCCTCTAGGAAACGTGAAATTATCATGATCAGCAGGGCAACATCATATATTTTCCATAATAGCACAACTAGGATCTAAAGAtagatactccctccgatccaaaataagtgtcgcttaTAGATACtcccttagttcaaaactgcgacacttattttggatcggagggagtaatagaTAGTGATCAGGCTTTAATTCTAACTTGCCCCAGTTCATACATAATCAATAAGCTCGGTATAGTCGTCATAGAAATTTGGCATGGCTCCGACTAGTGAAAGTGTGTCACCAGTCTAGGTCAACAATGAAAGCGTACTACTGTCTAAGATTTGTGGCTGTAGCCAGTTTCTATGAGAAATGGTTTGCCCACGTCAAGCCGGCTTCCTCACCACGAGGTAGGATAGCCTTTAGGTCAGAGATGGCATGCTGAGGGATAACGGGTGAGCAGAGAAAGAAGACGCGATAATACATTGCATTCAAGCTGGATTGAATCAATGTGCGTGGCAGTCCTTACATAACAATccaaggacagacccagtgcatagaagctcccactcaaggtggggtctggggagggattataggaacctagtcttacccctgcaaagtgcaatgcagagaggctggttcgaacccaggacctcttggcacaagtggggaggacttcaccactgcgccagtCCTTACATAACAATCCAAATGAAGGACAATTTGACGATCTTATCTTCCTATTCGGCCAGAGAGGCTGCAGCTAGGGTTGAATATGGAGAGCCATGATAAGTGGAAACACACTCTCAAATCTCAACGAAAGACTATCCTTCTGATCATCTCTTTGGCTCCAGAAAATAGCCCATTATCGGAAGAGATGTGTTGACTCTGTCTGACTACAGAAGTAATGATTGCTAGATTATTTGAGATGACTAGAACCGGGAGGATAGCCAGAGCAGCATGACGTAAGGGATCGAGGTACAAACTAAGGATGAAAGGATAACGTGGGAAGGACTTCTCCaattaaaacacaatcatatgAGGTAGGTAATcctaactaaaataaaataaataaatagttaaAAAGGATAGTCACAGCTCATAGTAGTTGCCATGGACCCAGCAAAGGTGATTTCATGTGTAAGCTGTCATCAACTGAAAACTGACCCACACTTCTGAAAATGCCTCCCATTTTTTTAAATGTATACAAAACCCTGTAAAATAGTAAGGAGTTCTAATAAATTGACCCCATGGGATTTTAGGTCTGGCAAGTGGCACCACTACTGACGTTTGGCTTCGTTGACCTGGCTGAAGTGAAAGTTAAAAGATTATACTATTAGCAGAGAAAGGCAACGTTCTGCATATACCATCGCCCATATGCCATTGAGGATTGATCTAAATCATTTCTAAGCAACAGAAGAATATGTGCCTTCCGAAATTCTATAAGATTTTTCTACGGTAAGACCTTGGGAACCACCGAGTATCTGAATGGTAAGCAGACAAGGTTGTGTCACCAAGCACCAGGGTTCCAATACTACCTACCACTTAAGAATACATTGGAGGGGTTGCTTCCCCTGTTGGTTTATTCTTTTCCTATGGTAAGGCATTTGCAAAAGCCAAATTTCACATATACAAGCTACATAGGTTCTCTTTCCTTCTTTTTTTCACGACCGCTATTTTACATACCTTCAGGCTTCTCATATAGTTGCCCAAATCACGGAGTAACCCCTCTTTCTGGTCACTCCTGAATTTTGGTTCTGAATGAATTGCACGATCATAGCTCAACAGTCGTTCTTTGGTTATGCCATTTTTGTTCAAGGTGTCCCAGTAAACGTTGATATCAAAATCGCTCTTGATATAATCAATTATCGCCTGCCCACAGAGACATAACGATCAAATCCTCAAAGCCAAAATCTTTAATATGCTATGATGAACTCCAAACATCAATTACCTGGCATATGACTACATCATCTGGGCTTGTATTGTTGTGCAGTTTCTGGTGCCATTCTTCCATAATTCCACCTTTGCAGTCATTATTTCtctacaaaccaacaagcaaattTTATTGACAACCCAAAAGTTTCATGAAGCAACAAATAAAAGGTAGTGGATAGTTTTTTTAGGAGCATTAGCTTTTACCTGGATTACTAATATCTCATCACGGATACGCTGACCAACATCACCTTCACCTCCACGACCAACAGCAGACAATAACATTCTTAAGATCTCTCTGTACTGTGGGTAACTTTTGTACATATTCTCAAGGTCATCTGTAAACCTGTCTTGTGCTTGGCTTATCTCACTGCATGGTTATAGATCATTATGAGGTGCCATAGCAGATGCAACTGAGCCGTGGTTTCGTCCGATGTAATATTCAATAGTTCCCAGTCTACTAACTTGTGTTCTGTTTCCGTGTTTTCTTGAGTGAAAATCATGAAGAGGAAAGAAGTATGAGGTATCAGGTATGAAGTATGTACCGTGGTTTCACATTGTAGTTCTTGTTCCATATTAGTTGCCTGGTAGACATGAATCTAATCCAAACAAAAAGTCCAACGATACCCAATAGTCCAGCATCTCTGGCTTGGTCAACTAGATCCGCCGCAATATTAAATCTGCCGAGGAACATAGCTTGATTTCATGGATTTTTCAGGAAAGAACAAGTCATTCTTTAGTACAGATATTTGAGTGTCCAACCTGTGCATAAAAGATCGCTGGGCATCTTCCTCCAGATCTGCTATTCTTTCCAGGAAATCCTTTGCGGTGCCTTTACCGGCGTCACCCGTATCCTTTAGTTAAGAATAGATATAAGAGTTATTATTAATCCAAGAGTTGTACCAGAATTGAACAAAGAAATGTTACGAGTTGCAAAGGCGAAGTAGAAGAACAATTGCCTTTGATTTCTTGGTAACTTTGGTGTTGAAATCCAAATAGAAGTCAGAGTCGTTGTTCTTTATCCATGTTTCACCACGCCGGAGAACAAAGGGCATCCCCTTGTATCTGCCGTCATCAAGCTCTATCTCAACAACCTGGATATGATTAAGTCCTGAGTGTTTATATGAAGTCTGGAagagaacaaaaacaaaaataggACCCTCAAATAATATGTACCTGGTATTGCAAACCATCCAATTCAGACTCACCGAATGAAGTTTCACATGCCTTGTCGAGAACTGTTGAGCCAGAAGGAACTATGCTAGAAGGAGGTGCCTGCACAATTAAAAAAGACCTCGTTACTACGGACTATGTGTTTCTTTCAGATCTGAGCTTGCAGCTTAGatgcaatttattattattactgttgcaCCTCCCATTCTCCAGGCTTTTTTGCCAGTGCCCAGTGAAGAATAAGTGGCTCCATACGGTTTGTTGCCAAGTGAACTCTGGTTTTACCTAGAGCATTTGTGGCAATTGCCTTCAGAACAGAGAAGTCCAATTAGTTTGGTCAAACCAAAGCTTAGAAATATGAAAGATTGGTCAGGCATGCTAACCAGTATCTCCTCATCACCGATCTTGAAAAGCTTCCTGCTTAGGACGTCACAGTTATCCCCCTCCTGCAAGGACTTTGTGAAGAGATCCAAAACAGTTGGTTGTTTG
The sequence above is drawn from the Triticum aestivum cultivar Chinese Spring chromosome 7A, IWGSC CS RefSeq v2.1, whole genome shotgun sequence genome and encodes:
- the LOC123150853 gene encoding alpha-glucan water dikinase, chloroplastic isoform X1, which codes for MGGFSAAAAAERCAVGIHASPSSPAPRPRSQRPLPARRAAASASLAVSRRSLLVPRAVAAPTDRASPEVVGRFKLESNSELQVTLNPAPQGAVAEINLQATNTSGSLVLHWGALRPDRREWILPSRRPDGTTVYKNKALRSPFVKVFQSCTDALCLTSYNRVFLVCIILSVTVQSGDNSTLRIEIDDPAVQAIEFLVFDEARNKWFKNNGQNFLIQLQTSRNEGQDAPGATASAVVVPEDLVQIQSYLRWERNGKQSYTADQEKVEYEAARAELIEELNRGVPLEKLRARLTKTPESSGSDAPASQTTITSVPEELVQVQAYLRWEKAGKPNYSPEKQLVEFEEARKELQAELDNGASVDQLRKKIVKGNLEISKQLEKKKYFSVERIQRRNRDITQLLNKHKPVVTEKQVKAAPKQPTVLDLFTKSLQEGDNCDVLSRKLFKIGDEEILAIATNALGKTRVHLATNRMEPLILHWALAKKPGEWEAPPSSIVPSGSTVLDKACETSFGESELDGLQYQVVEIELDDGRYKGMPFVLRRGETWIKNNDSDFYLDFNTKVTKKSKDTGDAGKGTAKDFLERIADLEEDAQRSFMHRFNIAADLVDQARDAGLLGIVGLFVWIRFMSTRQLIWNKNYNVKPREISQAQDRFTDDLENMYKSYPQYREILRMLLSAVGRGGEGDVGQRIRDEILVIQRNNDCKGGIMEEWHQKLHNNTSPDDVVICQAIIDYIKSDFDINVYWDTLNKNGITKERLLSYDRAIHSEPKFRSDQKEGLLRDLGNYMRSLKAVHSGADLESAIATCMGYKSEGEGFMVGVQINPVNGLSSGFPDLLQFVLDHVEDKSAEPLLEGLLEARVELRPLLIGSSERLKDLIFLDIALDSTFRTAVERSYEELNDAAPEKIMYFISLVLENLALSTDDNEDILYCLKGWNRAMDMVKQKDDQWALYAKAFLDRTRLALASKGEQYYNMMQPSAEYLGSLLNVEEWAVDIFTEEVIRGGSATTLSALLNRFDPVLRNVAHLGSWQVISPVEVTGYIVVVDKLLSVQNKTYDKPTILVAKSVKGEEEIPDGVVGVITPDMPDVLSHVSVRARNCKVLFATCFDLNILSELQGHEGKVFSFKTTSADVTYREVSDSELSISSDAQGGEAIPSLSLVKKKFLGKYAISAEEFSDEMVGAKSRNIAYLKGKVPSWVGIPTSVAIPFGTFEKILSDETNKEVAQNIQMLKGRLAQEDFSALGEIRKTVLNLTAPTQLVKELKEKMLSSGMPWPGDESDHRWEQAWMVIKKVWASKWNERAYFSTRKVKLDHEYLSMAVLVQEIVNADYAFVIHTTNPSSGDSSEIYAEVVKGLGETLVGAYPGRAMSFVCKKDDLDSPKVLGYPSKPIGLFIKRSIIFRSDSNGEDLEGYAGAGLYDSVPMDVEDEVVLDYTTDPLITDSGFRSSILSSIARAGHAIEELYGSPQDVEGVVKDGKIYVVQTRPQM
- the LOC123150854 gene encoding chaperone protein dnaJ C76, chloroplastic; protein product: MAGFFSTCAASDHYCLQLRSGSAHHELIRPNKYRRTMIRCCSTAKGKTRRDYYQVLGVATHSTPQEIKEAYRKLQKQHHPDIAGDKGHDHALLLNEAYEVLMRSSSRKADGFGKSRGGFGSGYTGDGYSSWNGPIRSQALFVDENKCIGCRECVHHAGETFAMDDVLGSAHVEVQFGDVEQQIQVAVESCPVNCIHWVGSEELPVLEFMARPQPKEGHGVFGGGWERPKDVFAAARNFSRKLEKQERQESSRGANGGEDMEAETAAQAEARRHAGQELRWKSLFDVWNGLGDWRKSGTDR
- the LOC123150853 gene encoding alpha-glucan water dikinase, chloroplastic isoform X2, whose protein sequence is MGGFSAAAAAERCAVGIHASPSSPAPRPRSQRPLPARRAAASASLAVSRRSLLVPRAVAAPTDRASPEVVGRFKLESNSELQVTLNPAPQGAVAEINLQATNTSGSLVLHWGALRPDRREWILPSRRPDGTTVYKNKALRSPFVKSGDNSTLRIEIDDPAVQAIEFLVFDEARNKWFKNNGQNFLIQLQTSRNEGQDAPGATASAVVVPEDLVQIQSYLRWERNGKQSYTADQEKVEYEAARAELIEELNRGVPLEKLRARLTKTPESSGSDAPASQTTITSVPEELVQVQAYLRWEKAGKPNYSPEKQLVEFEEARKELQAELDNGASVDQLRKKIVKGNLEISKQLEKKKYFSVERIQRRNRDITQLLNKHKPVVTEKQVKAAPKQPTVLDLFTKSLQEGDNCDVLSRKLFKIGDEEILAIATNALGKTRVHLATNRMEPLILHWALAKKPGEWEAPPSSIVPSGSTVLDKACETSFGESELDGLQYQVVEIELDDGRYKGMPFVLRRGETWIKNNDSDFYLDFNTKVTKKSKDTGDAGKGTAKDFLERIADLEEDAQRSFMHRFNIAADLVDQARDAGLLGIVGLFVWIRFMSTRQLIWNKNYNVKPREISQAQDRFTDDLENMYKSYPQYREILRMLLSAVGRGGEGDVGQRIRDEILVIQRNNDCKGGIMEEWHQKLHNNTSPDDVVICQAIIDYIKSDFDINVYWDTLNKNGITKERLLSYDRAIHSEPKFRSDQKEGLLRDLGNYMRSLKAVHSGADLESAIATCMGYKSEGEGFMVGVQINPVNGLSSGFPDLLQFVLDHVEDKSAEPLLEGLLEARVELRPLLIGSSERLKDLIFLDIALDSTFRTAVERSYEELNDAAPEKIMYFISLVLENLALSTDDNEDILYCLKGWNRAMDMVKQKDDQWALYAKAFLDRTRLALASKGEQYYNMMQPSAEYLGSLLNVEEWAVDIFTEEVIRGGSATTLSALLNRFDPVLRNVAHLGSWQVISPVEVTGYIVVVDKLLSVQNKTYDKPTILVAKSVKGEEEIPDGVVGVITPDMPDVLSHVSVRARNCKVLFATCFDLNILSELQGHEGKVFSFKTTSADVTYREVSDSELSISSDAQGGEAIPSLSLVKKKFLGKYAISAEEFSDEMVGAKSRNIAYLKGKVPSWVGIPTSVAIPFGTFEKILSDETNKEVAQNIQMLKGRLAQEDFSALGEIRKTVLNLTAPTQLVKELKEKMLSSGMPWPGDESDHRWEQAWMVIKKVWASKWNERAYFSTRKVKLDHEYLSMAVLVQEIVNADYAFVIHTTNPSSGDSSEIYAEVVKGLGETLVGAYPGRAMSFVCKKDDLDSPKVLGYPSKPIGLFIKRSIIFRSDSNGEDLEGYAGAGLYDSVPMDVEDEVVLDYTTDPLITDSGFRSSILSSIARAGHAIEELYGSPQDVEGVVKDGKIYVVQTRPQM